In a genomic window of Muntiacus reevesi chromosome 1, mMunRee1.1, whole genome shotgun sequence:
- the LOC136156006 gene encoding olfactory receptor-like protein OLF4, which translates to METSDSTQVSRFLLLGLSKEAELQPLIFGLFLSMYLITVFGNLLIILAVSSDSHLHTPMYFFLSNLSFVDICFTSTTIPKMLWNIQTQSKGITYEGCITQMYFHIFFAELDDILLTVMAYDRYVAIRHPLHYMVIMSPQLCELLVLISWVLLALYSLLHSLMVLRLSFCPEMQIPHFFCELSQVVQLASSDNFLNNIVMHFATVLMGIGPFAGILYSYSKIASCICKISSAQGKYKAFSTCVSHLLVVSLFYFTALGVYLSSAATHTSHSSTIASVMYSVVTPLLNPFIYSLRNQDIKGALKKFYFMPSLKDQIP; encoded by the coding sequence ATGGAAACAAGTGACAGTACACAAGTTTCAcgatttcttcttctgggactttcaAAGGAAGCAGAACTACAGCCCCTCATATTTGGGCTTTTTCTCTCCATGTACCTGatcactgtgtttggaaacctgctcatcatcttGGCTGTCAGctcagactcccacctccacacccccatgtacttcttcctctctaacctgtcctttgtagacatctgtttcacctccaccaccatcccaaagatgctgtggaacATCCAGACACAGAGCAAAGGTATCACCTATGAAGGATGCATCACCCAGatgtattttcacattttctttgcaGAATTAGATGACATTCTCCtgacagtgatggcctatgatcgGTATGTGGCCATCCGCCACCCTTTGCACTACATGGTCATCATGAGCCCCCAGCTCTGTGAACTGCTGGTTCTGATATCCTGGGTGCTGCTTGCCTTGTATTCCTTGCTGCACAGCTTAATGGTGCTGCGACTGTCCTTCTGTCCAGAAATGCAAAtcccccactttttctgtgaactcaGTCAGGTGGTACAACTTGCCAGTTCTGACAATTTTCTTAATAACATAGTGATGCATTTTGCAACTGTCCTGATGGGTATTGGTCCTTTTGCCGGAATCCTTTACTCTTACTCTAAAATAGCTTCCTGCATATGTAAAATCTCATCAGCTCAAGGGAAATATAAAGCATTTTCAACCTGTGTGTCCCATCTATTGGTTGTctccctattttattttacagcctTAGGAGTTTACCTTAGCTCTGCTGCTACTCACACCTCACATTCAAGTACCATTGCCTCGGTGATGTACTCTGTGGTCACACCcctgctgaaccccttcatctacagtctgagaaaTCAAGATATAAAAGGGGCTCTGAAGAAATTCTACTTTATGCCAAGTTTAAAAGACCAAATACCCTAG